From the genome of Ictalurus furcatus strain D&B chromosome 4, Billie_1.0, whole genome shotgun sequence, one region includes:
- the c2cd5 gene encoding C2 domain-containing protein 5 isoform X2 — protein MPGKLKAKIIAGRHLPVMDRASDLTDAFVEVKFGNMTFKTDVCPKSLNPQWNSEWFKFEVDDEDLQDEPLQITVLDHDTYSANDAIGKVYIDIDPLLCSEAATVISGWFPIYDTIHGIRGEINVLVKVDLFNDLNRFRQSSCGVKFFCTTSVPRCYRAVMVHGFVEELVVNEDPEYQWIDRIRTPRASNEARQRLISLMSGELQRKIGLKVLEMGGNAVVGYLQCFDLEGESGLVVRAIGTACTLDKISNTLAPTGAANPSNSSPSKDIKEAVFGEEAPGISLCSGPPTPLRAQTFSSFSPSKSYSRQSSSSDTELSLTPKTGMGSGGSGGKEAGPLKALLRQQTQTALEQREFPFFTLTSFPPGFLLHVGGVVSARSVKLLDRIHNPDEPETRDAWWEEIRQEIKSHAKALGCHAVVGYSESTSICEEVCILSASGTAAILSSRFMQDGALDTEHRLSRQHGTERGEGEMGSSASLGFEDVVPPACGFCHIPYDELNMPFPAQLTYCHCCRRHKVPDVLFTTIDVPPEAHVTGKGCLIQARLCRTKKKAQGEGNATSISNLLPFLEYEMHTQLMNKLKLRSMNALFGLHIQISVGENMLLGLASATGVYLTALPSPGGIQIAGKTPSDITYEQHLSNMQKKINDTIAKNKELYEINPPEFVEELIGSPIPESRQRSRLFRSHSESSDEVIELDLSHGKKDAFVLEIDDTDAFENIHSLLTDAPTPPGFYSCNTEIMPGIYNWTSGLQMFTSVRVFRLSNANLTTQGLNKIFSDLCENLLKSFYFKLRSMVPCCLCHVNFTVAVPEDELIQVAVTAVAMSFDKDMAQENGRQSREKTLIKVTENEEQLQFPLELPAESSSSSSSSNPLSSAKGLAEVSTALPSARDRCSSWIEQLRLKAHTIRRGSIKTMSSLEKSSPLPEGRSRSLRSTRSYPGGSVTVVKMTPLSFIPGTKIIKYLGIINMFFIRETSSLREEGGVSGFLHSFIAEVFAMVRAHVAALGGNAVVSYSMKECVFMENPNKNQAQCLINVSGDAVIFIRESELEATPPQPQMSCGGEGT, from the exons ATGCCGGGGAAGCTGAAGGCGAAGATCATAGCGGGCCGACACCTGCCTGTCATGGACCGCGCCAGCGACCTCACCGATGCTTTCGTGGAG GTGAAGTTTGGAAACATGACTTTTAAAACAGACGTGTGTCCGAAGTCACTAAATCCTCAGTGGAATTCCGAGTGGTTTAAGTTTGAG gtggatgATGAGGATTTGCAGGACGAGCCGTTACAGATCACGGTTCTGGATCATGACACGTACAGTGCGAACGACGCCATCGGGAAGGTGTACATCGACATCGACCCGCTGCTCTGCAGTGAAGCCGCCACCGTCATCTCCGGCTGGTTTCCCATCTACGACACCATTCACG gTATACGAGGAGAGATCAACGTGCTGGTTAAAGTGGACCTCTTTAACGACCTGAACCGTTTCAGACAGTCTTCCTGCGGAGTCAAGTTCTTCTGTA CCACGTCCGTCCCGCGATGCTACCGCGCTGTGATGGTCCACGGCTTCGTGGAGGAGCTGGTAGTCAACGAGGACCCCGAGTACCAGTGGATCGACCGCATACGAACCCCACGAGCGTCCAACGAGGCCCGGCAGAGACTCATCTCTCTCATGTCAG gtgaGCTCCAGAGGAAGATCGGGCTGAAGGTGCTGGAGATGGGCGGGAACGCCGTGGTTGGCTACCTGCAGTGTTTCGACCTGGAAGGAGAATCTGGCCTGGTTGTGCGCGCCATCGGTACCGCCTGCACGCTCGACAAAATCAGCAACACACTCGCACCTACGGGGGCCGCAAACCCCTCTAACTCCTCCCCATCCAAAGATATAAAAGA GGCGGTTTTTGGGGAGGAGGCCCCTGGCATCTCATTGTGCTCAGGACCCCCCACCCCACTGAGAGCCCAAACCTTCTCTTCCTTCTCCCCTTCCAAGTCCTACAGCCGCCAGTCCTCCTCCTCTGACACTGAACTGAGCCTCACCCCCAAAACCG GTATGGGCAGCGGAGGCAGTGGCGGGAAGGAGGCGGGGCCTCTTAAAGCACTTCTGAGACAACAGACGCAAACGGCTTTGGAGCAGAGG GAGTTTCCCTTCTTTACACTGACCAGTTTCCCTCCTGGATTTCTGCTTCATGTGGGAGGCGTGGTGAGCGCACGCTCAGTCAAGCTTCTGGATCGAATCCACAACCCTG ATGAGCCGGAGACGCGAGACGCCTGGTGGGAGGAGATCCGACAGGAGATAAAGTCTCATGCTAAAGCTCTGGGCTGCCATGCAGTGGTGGGATACAGCGAGTCCACCAGCATCTg cgAGGAGGTGTGTATTCTGTCTGCGTCGGGAACCGCAGCGATCCTCAGCTCCCGCTTCATGCAGGATGGCGCGCTGGACACAGAGCACAGGTTGTCACGGCAACATGGCACAGAGAGGGGCGAGGGTGAGATGGGTAGTTCAGCCTCGTTAGG gtttgAAGATGTTGTCCCTCCCGCCTGCGGGTTTTGTCACATCCCGTATGATGAGTTGAACATGCCGTTTCCGGCTCAGCTCACGTACTGCCACTGCTGCCGCCGCCATAAAGTCCCCGATGTGCTCTTCACCACTATAGACGTGCCACCTGAAGCCCACGTTACCGGCAAAGGCTGCCTTATACAGGCCAG GCTGTGCCGCACTAAGAAGAAGGCTCAGGGCGAGGGAAACGCCACGTCCATCAGTAACCTGCTGCCGTTCCTGGAGTACGAGATGCACACACAGCTGATGAACAAGCTGAAGCTGCGCAGCATGAACGCTCTGTTCGGCCTGCACATCCAGATCAGCGTGGGAGAGAACATGCTGCTCGGCCTGGCT tcaGCGACAGGTGTGTATCTAACAGCGCTCCCGAGTCCAGGAGGAATCCAGATTGCAGGAAAGACCCCCAGTGACATCACATACGAACAACATCTctcaaacatgcaaaaaaaaattaatgacacTATCGCCAAAAACAAAGAGCTGTATGAGATTAACCCCCCG GAGTTTGTTGAGGAGCTGATTGGCTCACCGATTCCTGAGTCCCGGCAGCGGTCCCGCCTCTTTCGCTCGCACTCTGAGAGCTCCGATGAAGTGATAGAGTTAGACCTGTCTCACGGGAAGAAGGATGCCTTTGTTCTGGAG ATCGATGACACAGATGCTTTTGAAAACATTCATTCCCTCCTGACCGACGCCCCGACACCTCCAG GGTTCTACAGCTGCAACACTGAGATCATGCCTGGGATTTATAACTGGACTTCAGGACTACAG ATGTTTACCTCTGTGAGGGTGTTCCGACTCAGCAACGCGAACCTGACCACTCAGGGCCTGAATAAGATCTTCAGTGATCTGTGTGAGAACCTGCTCAAG agtTTCTATTTCAAATTGCGCTCCATGGTTCCCTGCTGTCTCTGCCACGTGAACTTCACCGTCGCTGTGCCCGAGGATGAGCTCATACAG gtggcGGTGACCGCAGTGGCCATGAGCTTTGATAAGGATATGGCGCAGGAGAATGGCAGACAAAGCAGAGAGAAAACACTCATcaaag TTACAGAAAACGAAGAGCAGCTTCAGTTCCCTTTAGAGCTTCCTGCTgaatcctcctcctcctcctcctcctccaacccTCTGAGCTCTGCCAAAG gtttgGCCGAGGTTTCCACAGCTCTCCCGAGTGCTCGAG ACAGATGCAGTTCCTGGATAGAGCAGCTTAGACTGAAAGCTCACACCATAAGACGAGGATCAATTAAAACAA TGTCCTCCCTGGAGAAGTCCAGTCCGTTGCCAGAAGGTCGTTCTCGCTCTCTCAGGTCGACTCGTTCTTACCCCGGAGGTTCCGTCACTGTGGTTAAAATGACGCCACTTTCTTTTATTCCTGgaaccaaaataataaaatacctcGGCATCATCAACATGTTCTTCATCAGAGAGACATCCTCACTGCgagag gagggTGGTGTGAGTGGGTTCCTGCACTCGTTTATAGCTGAGGTGTTTGCGATGGTCCGCGCGCACGTCGCTGCTCTGGGGGGAAACGCCGTGGTCTCCTACAGcatgaaggagtgtgtgtttatggagaaTCCTAACAAGAatcag gctCAGTGCCTTATCAACGTGAGTGGAGACGCTGTGATCTTCATCCGAGAGTCTGAACTCGAGGCCACACCCCCACAGCCACAAATGTCCTGCGGTGGAGAGGggacgtaa
- the c2cd5 gene encoding C2 domain-containing protein 5 isoform X7, with the protein MPGKLKAKIIAGRHLPVMDRASDLTDAFVEVKFGNMTFKTDVCPKSLNPQWNSEWFKFEVDDEDLQDEPLQITVLDHDTYSANDAIGKVYIDIDPLLCSEAATVISGWFPIYDTIHGIRGEINVLVKVDLFNDLNRFRQSSCGVKFFCTTSVPRCYRAVMVHGFVEELVVNEDPEYQWIDRIRTPRASNEARQRLISLMSGELQRKIGLKVLEMGGNAVVGYLQCFDLEGESGLVVRAIGTACTLDKISNTLAPTGAANPSNSSPSKDIKEAVFGEEAPGISLCSGPPTPLRAQTFSSFSPSKSYSRQSSSSDTELSLTPKTGMGSGGSGGKEAGPLKALLRQQTQTALEQREFPFFTLTSFPPGFLLHVGGVVSARSVKLLDRIHNPDEPETRDAWWEEIRQEIKSHAKALGCHAVVGYSESTSICEEVCILSASGTAAILSSRFMQDGALDTEHRLSRQHGTERGEGEMGSSASLGFEDVVPPACGFCHIPYDELNMPFPAQLTYCHCCRRHKVPDVLFTTIDVPPEAHVTGKGCLIQARLCRTKKKAQGEGNATSISNLLPFLEYEMHTQLMNKLKLRSMNALFGLHIQISVGENMLLGLASATGVYLTALPSPGGIQIAGKTPSDITYEQHLSNMQKKINDTIAKNKELYEINPPEFVEELIGSPIPESRQRSRLFRSHSESSDEVIELDLSHGKKDAFVLEIDDTDAFENIHSLLTDAPTPPGFYSCNTEIMPGIYNWTSGLQMFTSVRVFRLSNANLTTQGLNKIFSDLCENLLKSFYFKLRSMVPCCLCHVNFTVAVPEDELIQVAVTAVAMSFDKDMAQENGRQSREKTLIKGLAEVSTALPSARDRCSSWIEQLRLKAHTIRRGSIKTMSSLEKSSPLPEGRSRSLRSTRSYPGGSVTVVKMTPLSFIPGTKIIKYLGIINMFFIRETSSLREEGGVSGFLHSFIAEVFAMVRAHVAALGGNAVVSYSMKECVFMENPNKNQAQCLINVSGDAVIFIRESELEATPPQPQMSCGGEGT; encoded by the exons ATGCCGGGGAAGCTGAAGGCGAAGATCATAGCGGGCCGACACCTGCCTGTCATGGACCGCGCCAGCGACCTCACCGATGCTTTCGTGGAG GTGAAGTTTGGAAACATGACTTTTAAAACAGACGTGTGTCCGAAGTCACTAAATCCTCAGTGGAATTCCGAGTGGTTTAAGTTTGAG gtggatgATGAGGATTTGCAGGACGAGCCGTTACAGATCACGGTTCTGGATCATGACACGTACAGTGCGAACGACGCCATCGGGAAGGTGTACATCGACATCGACCCGCTGCTCTGCAGTGAAGCCGCCACCGTCATCTCCGGCTGGTTTCCCATCTACGACACCATTCACG gTATACGAGGAGAGATCAACGTGCTGGTTAAAGTGGACCTCTTTAACGACCTGAACCGTTTCAGACAGTCTTCCTGCGGAGTCAAGTTCTTCTGTA CCACGTCCGTCCCGCGATGCTACCGCGCTGTGATGGTCCACGGCTTCGTGGAGGAGCTGGTAGTCAACGAGGACCCCGAGTACCAGTGGATCGACCGCATACGAACCCCACGAGCGTCCAACGAGGCCCGGCAGAGACTCATCTCTCTCATGTCAG gtgaGCTCCAGAGGAAGATCGGGCTGAAGGTGCTGGAGATGGGCGGGAACGCCGTGGTTGGCTACCTGCAGTGTTTCGACCTGGAAGGAGAATCTGGCCTGGTTGTGCGCGCCATCGGTACCGCCTGCACGCTCGACAAAATCAGCAACACACTCGCACCTACGGGGGCCGCAAACCCCTCTAACTCCTCCCCATCCAAAGATATAAAAGA GGCGGTTTTTGGGGAGGAGGCCCCTGGCATCTCATTGTGCTCAGGACCCCCCACCCCACTGAGAGCCCAAACCTTCTCTTCCTTCTCCCCTTCCAAGTCCTACAGCCGCCAGTCCTCCTCCTCTGACACTGAACTGAGCCTCACCCCCAAAACCG GTATGGGCAGCGGAGGCAGTGGCGGGAAGGAGGCGGGGCCTCTTAAAGCACTTCTGAGACAACAGACGCAAACGGCTTTGGAGCAGAGG GAGTTTCCCTTCTTTACACTGACCAGTTTCCCTCCTGGATTTCTGCTTCATGTGGGAGGCGTGGTGAGCGCACGCTCAGTCAAGCTTCTGGATCGAATCCACAACCCTG ATGAGCCGGAGACGCGAGACGCCTGGTGGGAGGAGATCCGACAGGAGATAAAGTCTCATGCTAAAGCTCTGGGCTGCCATGCAGTGGTGGGATACAGCGAGTCCACCAGCATCTg cgAGGAGGTGTGTATTCTGTCTGCGTCGGGAACCGCAGCGATCCTCAGCTCCCGCTTCATGCAGGATGGCGCGCTGGACACAGAGCACAGGTTGTCACGGCAACATGGCACAGAGAGGGGCGAGGGTGAGATGGGTAGTTCAGCCTCGTTAGG gtttgAAGATGTTGTCCCTCCCGCCTGCGGGTTTTGTCACATCCCGTATGATGAGTTGAACATGCCGTTTCCGGCTCAGCTCACGTACTGCCACTGCTGCCGCCGCCATAAAGTCCCCGATGTGCTCTTCACCACTATAGACGTGCCACCTGAAGCCCACGTTACCGGCAAAGGCTGCCTTATACAGGCCAG GCTGTGCCGCACTAAGAAGAAGGCTCAGGGCGAGGGAAACGCCACGTCCATCAGTAACCTGCTGCCGTTCCTGGAGTACGAGATGCACACACAGCTGATGAACAAGCTGAAGCTGCGCAGCATGAACGCTCTGTTCGGCCTGCACATCCAGATCAGCGTGGGAGAGAACATGCTGCTCGGCCTGGCT tcaGCGACAGGTGTGTATCTAACAGCGCTCCCGAGTCCAGGAGGAATCCAGATTGCAGGAAAGACCCCCAGTGACATCACATACGAACAACATCTctcaaacatgcaaaaaaaaattaatgacacTATCGCCAAAAACAAAGAGCTGTATGAGATTAACCCCCCG GAGTTTGTTGAGGAGCTGATTGGCTCACCGATTCCTGAGTCCCGGCAGCGGTCCCGCCTCTTTCGCTCGCACTCTGAGAGCTCCGATGAAGTGATAGAGTTAGACCTGTCTCACGGGAAGAAGGATGCCTTTGTTCTGGAG ATCGATGACACAGATGCTTTTGAAAACATTCATTCCCTCCTGACCGACGCCCCGACACCTCCAG GGTTCTACAGCTGCAACACTGAGATCATGCCTGGGATTTATAACTGGACTTCAGGACTACAG ATGTTTACCTCTGTGAGGGTGTTCCGACTCAGCAACGCGAACCTGACCACTCAGGGCCTGAATAAGATCTTCAGTGATCTGTGTGAGAACCTGCTCAAG agtTTCTATTTCAAATTGCGCTCCATGGTTCCCTGCTGTCTCTGCCACGTGAACTTCACCGTCGCTGTGCCCGAGGATGAGCTCATACAG gtggcGGTGACCGCAGTGGCCATGAGCTTTGATAAGGATATGGCGCAGGAGAATGGCAGACAAAGCAGAGAGAAAACACTCATcaaag gtttgGCCGAGGTTTCCACAGCTCTCCCGAGTGCTCGAG ACAGATGCAGTTCCTGGATAGAGCAGCTTAGACTGAAAGCTCACACCATAAGACGAGGATCAATTAAAACAA TGTCCTCCCTGGAGAAGTCCAGTCCGTTGCCAGAAGGTCGTTCTCGCTCTCTCAGGTCGACTCGTTCTTACCCCGGAGGTTCCGTCACTGTGGTTAAAATGACGCCACTTTCTTTTATTCCTGgaaccaaaataataaaatacctcGGCATCATCAACATGTTCTTCATCAGAGAGACATCCTCACTGCgagag gagggTGGTGTGAGTGGGTTCCTGCACTCGTTTATAGCTGAGGTGTTTGCGATGGTCCGCGCGCACGTCGCTGCTCTGGGGGGAAACGCCGTGGTCTCCTACAGcatgaaggagtgtgtgtttatggagaaTCCTAACAAGAatcag gctCAGTGCCTTATCAACGTGAGTGGAGACGCTGTGATCTTCATCCGAGAGTCTGAACTCGAGGCCACACCCCCACAGCCACAAATGTCCTGCGGTGGAGAGGggacgtaa
- the c2cd5 gene encoding C2 domain-containing protein 5 isoform X8, which translates to MPGKLKAKIIAGRHLPVMDRASDLTDAFVEVKFGNMTFKTDVCPKSLNPQWNSEWFKFEVDDEDLQDEPLQITVLDHDTYSANDAIGKVYIDIDPLLCSEAATVISGWFPIYDTIHGIRGEINVLVKVDLFNDLNRFRQSSCGVKFFCTTSVPRCYRAVMVHGFVEELVVNEDPEYQWIDRIRTPRASNEARQRLISLMSGELQRKIGLKVLEMGGNAVVGYLQCFDLEGESGLVVRAIGTACTLDKISNTLAPTGAANPSNSSPSKDIKEAVFGEEAPGISLCSGPPTPLRAQTFSSFSPSKSYSRQSSSSDTELSLTPKTGMGSGGSGGKEAGPLKALLRQQTQTALEQREFPFFTLTSFPPGFLLHVGGVVSARSVKLLDRIHNPDEPETRDAWWEEIRQEIKSHAKALGCHAVVGYSESTSICEEVCILSASGTAAILSSRFMQDGALDTEHRLSRQHGTERGEGEMGSSASLGFEDVVPPACGFCHIPYDELNMPFPAQLTYCHCCRRHKVPDVLFTTIDVPPEAHVTGKGCLIQARLCRTKKKAQGEGNATSISNLLPFLEYEMHTQLMNKLKLRSMNALFGLHIQISVGENMLLGLASATGVYLTALPSPGGIQIAGKTPSDITYEQHLSNMQKKINDTIAKNKELYEINPPEFVEELIGSPIPESRQRSRLFRSHSESSDEVIELDLSHGKKDAFVLEIDDTDAFENIHSLLTDAPTPPGFYSCNTEIMPGIYNWTSGLQMFTSVRVFRLSNANLTTQGLNKIFSDLCENLLKSFYFKLRSMVPCCLCHVNFTVAVPEDELIQVAVTAVAMSFDKDMAQENGRQSREKTLIKGLAEVSTALPSARVSSLEKSSPLPEGRSRSLRSTRSYPGGSVTVVKMTPLSFIPGTKIIKYLGIINMFFIRETSSLREEGGVSGFLHSFIAEVFAMVRAHVAALGGNAVVSYSMKECVFMENPNKNQAQCLINVSGDAVIFIRESELEATPPQPQMSCGGEGT; encoded by the exons ATGCCGGGGAAGCTGAAGGCGAAGATCATAGCGGGCCGACACCTGCCTGTCATGGACCGCGCCAGCGACCTCACCGATGCTTTCGTGGAG GTGAAGTTTGGAAACATGACTTTTAAAACAGACGTGTGTCCGAAGTCACTAAATCCTCAGTGGAATTCCGAGTGGTTTAAGTTTGAG gtggatgATGAGGATTTGCAGGACGAGCCGTTACAGATCACGGTTCTGGATCATGACACGTACAGTGCGAACGACGCCATCGGGAAGGTGTACATCGACATCGACCCGCTGCTCTGCAGTGAAGCCGCCACCGTCATCTCCGGCTGGTTTCCCATCTACGACACCATTCACG gTATACGAGGAGAGATCAACGTGCTGGTTAAAGTGGACCTCTTTAACGACCTGAACCGTTTCAGACAGTCTTCCTGCGGAGTCAAGTTCTTCTGTA CCACGTCCGTCCCGCGATGCTACCGCGCTGTGATGGTCCACGGCTTCGTGGAGGAGCTGGTAGTCAACGAGGACCCCGAGTACCAGTGGATCGACCGCATACGAACCCCACGAGCGTCCAACGAGGCCCGGCAGAGACTCATCTCTCTCATGTCAG gtgaGCTCCAGAGGAAGATCGGGCTGAAGGTGCTGGAGATGGGCGGGAACGCCGTGGTTGGCTACCTGCAGTGTTTCGACCTGGAAGGAGAATCTGGCCTGGTTGTGCGCGCCATCGGTACCGCCTGCACGCTCGACAAAATCAGCAACACACTCGCACCTACGGGGGCCGCAAACCCCTCTAACTCCTCCCCATCCAAAGATATAAAAGA GGCGGTTTTTGGGGAGGAGGCCCCTGGCATCTCATTGTGCTCAGGACCCCCCACCCCACTGAGAGCCCAAACCTTCTCTTCCTTCTCCCCTTCCAAGTCCTACAGCCGCCAGTCCTCCTCCTCTGACACTGAACTGAGCCTCACCCCCAAAACCG GTATGGGCAGCGGAGGCAGTGGCGGGAAGGAGGCGGGGCCTCTTAAAGCACTTCTGAGACAACAGACGCAAACGGCTTTGGAGCAGAGG GAGTTTCCCTTCTTTACACTGACCAGTTTCCCTCCTGGATTTCTGCTTCATGTGGGAGGCGTGGTGAGCGCACGCTCAGTCAAGCTTCTGGATCGAATCCACAACCCTG ATGAGCCGGAGACGCGAGACGCCTGGTGGGAGGAGATCCGACAGGAGATAAAGTCTCATGCTAAAGCTCTGGGCTGCCATGCAGTGGTGGGATACAGCGAGTCCACCAGCATCTg cgAGGAGGTGTGTATTCTGTCTGCGTCGGGAACCGCAGCGATCCTCAGCTCCCGCTTCATGCAGGATGGCGCGCTGGACACAGAGCACAGGTTGTCACGGCAACATGGCACAGAGAGGGGCGAGGGTGAGATGGGTAGTTCAGCCTCGTTAGG gtttgAAGATGTTGTCCCTCCCGCCTGCGGGTTTTGTCACATCCCGTATGATGAGTTGAACATGCCGTTTCCGGCTCAGCTCACGTACTGCCACTGCTGCCGCCGCCATAAAGTCCCCGATGTGCTCTTCACCACTATAGACGTGCCACCTGAAGCCCACGTTACCGGCAAAGGCTGCCTTATACAGGCCAG GCTGTGCCGCACTAAGAAGAAGGCTCAGGGCGAGGGAAACGCCACGTCCATCAGTAACCTGCTGCCGTTCCTGGAGTACGAGATGCACACACAGCTGATGAACAAGCTGAAGCTGCGCAGCATGAACGCTCTGTTCGGCCTGCACATCCAGATCAGCGTGGGAGAGAACATGCTGCTCGGCCTGGCT tcaGCGACAGGTGTGTATCTAACAGCGCTCCCGAGTCCAGGAGGAATCCAGATTGCAGGAAAGACCCCCAGTGACATCACATACGAACAACATCTctcaaacatgcaaaaaaaaattaatgacacTATCGCCAAAAACAAAGAGCTGTATGAGATTAACCCCCCG GAGTTTGTTGAGGAGCTGATTGGCTCACCGATTCCTGAGTCCCGGCAGCGGTCCCGCCTCTTTCGCTCGCACTCTGAGAGCTCCGATGAAGTGATAGAGTTAGACCTGTCTCACGGGAAGAAGGATGCCTTTGTTCTGGAG ATCGATGACACAGATGCTTTTGAAAACATTCATTCCCTCCTGACCGACGCCCCGACACCTCCAG GGTTCTACAGCTGCAACACTGAGATCATGCCTGGGATTTATAACTGGACTTCAGGACTACAG ATGTTTACCTCTGTGAGGGTGTTCCGACTCAGCAACGCGAACCTGACCACTCAGGGCCTGAATAAGATCTTCAGTGATCTGTGTGAGAACCTGCTCAAG agtTTCTATTTCAAATTGCGCTCCATGGTTCCCTGCTGTCTCTGCCACGTGAACTTCACCGTCGCTGTGCCCGAGGATGAGCTCATACAG gtggcGGTGACCGCAGTGGCCATGAGCTTTGATAAGGATATGGCGCAGGAGAATGGCAGACAAAGCAGAGAGAAAACACTCATcaaag gtttgGCCGAGGTTTCCACAGCTCTCCCGAGTGCTCGAG TGTCCTCCCTGGAGAAGTCCAGTCCGTTGCCAGAAGGTCGTTCTCGCTCTCTCAGGTCGACTCGTTCTTACCCCGGAGGTTCCGTCACTGTGGTTAAAATGACGCCACTTTCTTTTATTCCTGgaaccaaaataataaaatacctcGGCATCATCAACATGTTCTTCATCAGAGAGACATCCTCACTGCgagag gagggTGGTGTGAGTGGGTTCCTGCACTCGTTTATAGCTGAGGTGTTTGCGATGGTCCGCGCGCACGTCGCTGCTCTGGGGGGAAACGCCGTGGTCTCCTACAGcatgaaggagtgtgtgtttatggagaaTCCTAACAAGAatcag gctCAGTGCCTTATCAACGTGAGTGGAGACGCTGTGATCTTCATCCGAGAGTCTGAACTCGAGGCCACACCCCCACAGCCACAAATGTCCTGCGGTGGAGAGGggacgtaa